The proteins below come from a single Leptotrichia sp. oral taxon 223 genomic window:
- a CDS encoding B12-binding domain-containing radical SAM protein, producing the protein MKMLFVYPGFGKKKGQKYIFQLRTFEPLTFAYLRALTPYDIECELIDERIEAIDYDNDADVVVITLETYTARHGYEIAKRFREKGKKVIVGGTHASLVPDEAMKYADSVVTGYADDIWSKIIEDYRNGTEKELYIGGLSNKFLIPDRSIFKKKYLISVVETGRGCPHHCEFCAISAVNKKRYAKRPVDSVIEELKHIKSKYIFFADDNFVADPKYALELCEKIKPLKKKWISQGAITMAKNEKLLATMRDSGCLFILIGYESINKEALDNMKKEWSYKLGDIEESTRIIHKYNIGIYATFVFGFEEKIGTTFEDTVKFAQKNHLEFVQFNYLVPFPNTELYFKMEKEGRLLYKKWWLEPQKYSYLFFEPYDISANEFRDRCIAVRYAYHSVKNILGRTFDVLKRTKNIPFSIMYLFLSFGQKAVIKKFQDLPIGDNLDEKIR; encoded by the coding sequence ATGAAGATGTTGTTTGTTTATCCTGGATTTGGGAAGAAAAAGGGACAGAAATATATTTTTCAGTTGAGGACGTTTGAGCCGCTTACGTTTGCTTATTTGCGGGCATTGACTCCTTATGACATTGAGTGCGAGCTGATTGATGAGAGGATTGAGGCGATTGATTATGATAATGATGCAGATGTTGTTGTAATTACTTTGGAAACTTATACGGCACGGCACGGATATGAGATTGCTAAAAGATTTAGGGAAAAAGGAAAAAAGGTTATTGTTGGGGGAACACATGCTTCGCTTGTACCAGATGAGGCTATGAAGTATGCAGATTCTGTAGTTACAGGATATGCTGATGATATTTGGAGCAAAATTATTGAAGATTATAGGAATGGAACGGAAAAGGAACTGTATATTGGGGGACTTAGCAACAAATTTTTAATACCAGACAGAAGTATTTTTAAGAAAAAATATTTAATTTCAGTTGTGGAAACTGGGCGTGGGTGTCCTCATCACTGTGAATTTTGTGCAATTTCGGCAGTTAATAAGAAACGGTATGCTAAAAGACCCGTTGATAGTGTAATTGAGGAATTGAAGCATATAAAGTCAAAATATATATTTTTTGCTGATGATAACTTTGTTGCAGATCCGAAATATGCGTTGGAGCTTTGTGAGAAAATAAAGCCGTTAAAGAAAAAATGGATTTCGCAAGGGGCGATAACGATGGCAAAAAATGAGAAACTGCTTGCGACTATGCGAGATAGTGGATGTCTTTTTATTTTAATCGGATATGAGTCAATAAATAAAGAGGCTCTTGACAATATGAAAAAGGAATGGAGCTACAAGCTGGGAGATATTGAGGAATCAACACGGATTATACATAAATATAACATTGGAATTTATGCCACATTCGTTTTTGGGTTTGAGGAAAAAATCGGTACTACGTTTGAAGATACTGTAAAATTTGCACAGAAAAACCATCTGGAATTTGTCCAGTTTAACTATCTTGTACCTTTCCCAAATACCGAACTTTATTTTAAAATGGAAAAGGAAGGAAGGCTTTTGTACAAAAAGTGGTGGCTGGAGCCGCAAAAATATTCATATTTATTTTTTGAACCTTATGATATTTCTGCAAATGAGTTTCGTGACAGGTGTATTGCAGTAAGATATGCATATCATTCTGTAAAAAATATTTTGGGAAGAACTTTTGATGTGTTAAAAAGGACAAAAAATATACCATTTTCCATTATGTATTTGTTTTTGAGCTTTGGGCAGAAAGCTGTTATAAAGAAATTTCAGGATTTGCCAATTGGAGATAATTTAGATGAAAAAATTCGGTAA
- a CDS encoding B12-binding domain-containing radical SAM protein translates to MKIAFLRPNMGGKRSNDAIEPLAFAVLSGLTDKTRHELMLFDDRIEDIPMDLEVDLIVISTFTMTARRAYELADNYRKRGVYVMIGGYHASLMPDEVQEHADTVCVGSGEITWNEFLRDLENGVAKKRYGCTKLPDINDVVYDRSIYKGKKYSFVVPVQFGRGCMHQCEFCTIGAVHKGDFQHRSIENVINEVKEIFRTNKRAKIVYFVDDNIFANKKKALQLFEDLKKLKIKWACQGSIDIARDEKLIKLMSEAGCIEMLLGFENINIKNIKKMKKVANYKFDYEKIIDIYKKYRILVHASYVIGYDYDDKNCFDEILEFSKKHKFFLAGFNPALPIPGTPFYERLKKEGRLLYERWWLDENFRYGKACFEPYNMTIEEFEAGILKCKVEYNRHSSIWKRLLDGAANFKHALVFLAVNYINRKEVYNKKGIKL, encoded by the coding sequence ATGAAAATAGCTTTTTTACGTCCAAATATGGGGGGAAAACGTTCCAATGATGCGATAGAGCCGCTTGCTTTTGCGGTGCTTTCGGGGCTTACGGATAAGACTAGACATGAGCTTATGCTGTTTGATGACAGGATTGAGGATATTCCGATGGATCTTGAGGTTGATTTAATTGTAATTTCTACGTTTACAATGACGGCTAGACGGGCTTATGAACTGGCGGATAATTATAGGAAACGTGGGGTTTATGTGATGATTGGAGGGTATCACGCTTCGCTTATGCCTGATGAGGTGCAGGAACATGCTGATACGGTTTGTGTGGGAAGTGGTGAGATTACCTGGAATGAATTTTTGCGTGATTTGGAAAATGGAGTAGCAAAAAAGAGATATGGGTGCACAAAGTTACCTGATATTAATGATGTTGTCTACGACAGAAGTATTTACAAGGGGAAAAAATATTCTTTTGTTGTGCCAGTTCAGTTTGGGCGAGGGTGTATGCATCAATGTGAATTTTGTACAATTGGAGCGGTTCACAAAGGAGATTTTCAGCATAGGAGCATTGAAAATGTGATAAACGAGGTAAAGGAAATCTTTAGAACGAATAAAAGGGCGAAAATTGTTTATTTTGTGGATGATAATATTTTTGCCAATAAGAAAAAGGCTTTGCAGCTGTTTGAAGATTTGAAGAAACTGAAAATAAAATGGGCTTGTCAAGGCAGCATTGATATTGCAAGAGATGAGAAATTGATAAAATTGATGTCAGAAGCGGGGTGCATTGAAATGCTTCTGGGATTTGAAAATATAAATATAAAAAATATTAAGAAGATGAAAAAGGTTGCAAATTATAAGTTTGACTATGAAAAAATCATTGATATCTATAAAAAATACAGGATACTTGTACACGCAAGCTATGTAATTGGGTATGATTATGATGATAAAAACTGCTTTGATGAGATTCTGGAATTTTCTAAAAAGCATAAATTTTTCCTTGCAGGCTTTAACCCGGCATTGCCGATACCAGGAACTCCTTTTTATGAAAGATTAAAAAAAGAAGGAAGACTTCTTTATGAAAGATGGTGGCTGGATGAGAACTTTCGTTATGGGAAAGCGTGCTTTGAGCCATATAATATGACGATTGAGGAATTTGAGGCGGGAATTTTGAAGTGCAAGGTGGAATATAACAGACATTCGAGTATCTGGAAAAGGCTGCTTGACGGTGCTGCCAATTTTAAACATGCCCTTGTATTTCTTGCTGTAAATTACATCAACCGAAAAGAAGTTTATAACAAAAAAGGAATAAAATTATGA
- a CDS encoding GH3 auxin-responsive promoter family protein, translating to MKKFGKKSKFYEVKNLKYVILNKLFIFFCKKSYKNFVSNIKSKSKIRETQVKILLEILKTNKNTEYLKIFETGSQILNAENEKELIEKFQNKILIVNYEDIKEFVEKEKSGENNVLLSDKIKLFELTSGSTSDVKYIPYTEKFLKSYMNGVFAWIYNLYKNNKRLFLGSSYWSVSPILKREAVTSGGIRVGIEDDTSYFDKVSAFFLNKLFTVPKEIKNIQNMEDFLLITAVFLLLSENLAMISVWSPSFLMILLDFIEKNHKVICQIVKSEDLGAEFFVDKNLGNKKYFQIIKKKYRKLWEKNRSKFLINYFEKYEKNILSKNDKTQNLEITEKNNENEIVAENKNLETKLGNKIVENFVDYSMIWEKLSLVSCWADSDSYEIFIKLKEKLNPNKKNINLKFQGKGLMSTECIASFPLENVKNGSVAAHNSFFYEFIQVSDDKLENSSPKLLDELEMGERYCVVVTTNAGLYRYNTNDIVEVTGFYHKIPIVKFVGRINNFSDIVGEKLKNSFVEKQVLTTLEKNNIEGEFLLFAPVKNETGEIFYTLFLEIKKDGRKFNWKQIENEINSSLCKAFHYEYAYKLGQLGKVRVFLIEKNGLKTYTAEKSKKQKIGDIKYRLLDKNFGWENKFAGGFGE from the coding sequence ATGAAAAAATTCGGTAAAAAAAGTAAATTTTATGAAGTAAAAAATTTAAAATATGTGATTTTGAATAAATTATTTATATTTTTTTGTAAAAAATCCTACAAAAATTTTGTTTCCAACATAAAAAGCAAAAGTAAAATTCGGGAAACGCAAGTAAAAATACTTTTGGAAATATTGAAAACTAATAAAAATACAGAATATTTAAAAATTTTTGAAACAGGAAGCCAAATTTTAAATGCAGAAAATGAAAAAGAATTAATAGAAAAGTTTCAGAATAAAATTCTGATTGTGAATTATGAGGATATTAAGGAGTTTGTGGAAAAGGAGAAAAGTGGGGAAAACAATGTTCTTTTGAGTGATAAAATCAAGCTATTTGAACTTACGAGCGGGAGTACATCCGATGTGAAATATATTCCATACACAGAGAAATTTTTGAAAAGCTATATGAATGGCGTTTTTGCATGGATTTACAATTTATATAAAAATAATAAAAGACTTTTTCTTGGAAGTTCCTACTGGTCTGTTTCTCCAATTTTAAAGCGAGAAGCTGTAACTAGTGGAGGAATCCGTGTGGGAATCGAAGATGATACTTCATATTTTGATAAAGTTTCTGCATTTTTTTTAAATAAACTGTTTACAGTTCCGAAAGAAATAAAAAATATCCAGAATATGGAGGATTTTTTGCTGATTACAGCGGTGTTTCTGCTTTTGTCAGAAAATCTTGCGATGATTTCTGTCTGGAGTCCATCGTTTCTTATGATTTTGCTTGATTTTATTGAAAAAAATCATAAAGTGATTTGTCAAATTGTAAAAAGCGAGGATTTAGGTGCTGAGTTTTTTGTTGATAAAAATTTGGGAAATAAAAAGTATTTTCAGATCATTAAGAAAAAATATAGGAAATTGTGGGAAAAAAATAGAAGTAAATTTTTGATAAATTATTTTGAGAAATATGAAAAAAATATTTTAAGTAAAAATGATAAAACTCAGAATTTGGAAATTACGGAAAAAAATAACGAGAATGAAATCGTAGCTGAAAATAAGAATTTGGAAACTAAATTAGGAAATAAAATTGTGGAAAACTTTGTGGATTACTCTATGATTTGGGAAAAGCTTTCGCTTGTGAGCTGCTGGGCGGATAGTGATTCCTATGAAATTTTTATAAAATTGAAGGAAAAATTGAATCCCAATAAAAAAAACATAAATTTGAAATTTCAGGGAAAAGGACTTATGTCAACAGAATGTATCGCAAGTTTTCCACTGGAAAATGTGAAAAATGGGAGCGTTGCTGCCCATAACTCATTTTTTTATGAATTTATTCAGGTTTCTGATGATAAGCTGGAAAACAGCAGTCCAAAACTTTTGGATGAATTGGAGATGGGAGAGCGTTATTGCGTTGTTGTTACGACAAATGCTGGGCTTTACAGGTATAATACGAATGATATTGTGGAAGTTACAGGATTTTATCATAAAATTCCAATTGTAAAATTTGTTGGAAGAATAAACAATTTTTCTGACATTGTGGGGGAAAAATTAAAAAATTCGTTTGTGGAAAAACAGGTTTTAACAACATTGGAAAAAAATAATATAGAGGGAGAATTTTTGCTGTTTGCACCAGTAAAAAATGAAACAGGGGAAATTTTTTATACTTTATTTTTAGAAATCAAAAAAGATGGCAGAAAATTTAATTGGAAACAAATTGAAAATGAAATTAATAGCAGTTTATGCAAGGCATTTCATTATGAATATGCGTATAAATTGGGGCAGTTGGGGAAAGTAAGAGTATTTTTAATAGAAAAGAATGGATTAAAGACTTATACGGCTGAAAAATCGAAAAAGCAGAAAATAGGCGATATAAAATATCGGCTGCTAGATAAAAATTTTGGCTGGGAAAATAAATTTGCAGGAGGATTTGGAGAATGA
- a CDS encoding radical SAM protein, with amino-acid sequence MRIMLVLAKDNIYKYNSIHKRKYYPQITLITLESLIDRKYNADVVIVDEGVEKWDATSKKYENEKFDLICISSVISGSKRAKEIAKFWKSKGAYTLIGGHYATALKEEALQYFDTVITGAAEISFPMFLEDFTNGTPKREYFNLVGNDYEPKPLNRKLLKNKKYFKNYGTIVANNGCPNKCSYCSITKMYSGKNQIKNIDYVINEIKTNKPKKWIFLDPNFLGNRNYAIQLMEELKKLKIKWTASATINIGNDKKILQLMKESGCIGLVIGLESFVQENLDGVNKKFNNVAEYKKLVKTIQSYGISVLSTLMIGMETDTVESIRQIPDIIEEIGVDVPRYNIITPYPGTPFFNQLKEEGRLLTEDWYYYDTETVVFKPKNMSYDTLQKEFYKLWLDTFTFKRILRRVKTSRNKGLKFILEVFSRQHARKFRKYGKIKFDK; translated from the coding sequence ATGAGAATAATGCTTGTTTTAGCAAAGGATAACATTTACAAATACAACTCGATTCACAAAAGAAAATATTATCCGCAAATCACGTTAATAACGCTGGAATCACTAATTGACAGAAAGTATAACGCTGATGTTGTTATTGTCGACGAAGGTGTGGAAAAATGGGATGCTACTTCTAAAAAATATGAAAATGAAAAATTTGACTTAATTTGTATTTCTTCGGTAATTTCAGGATCGAAAAGGGCAAAAGAAATTGCCAAGTTTTGGAAAAGTAAAGGAGCGTATACATTAATTGGCGGGCATTATGCGACAGCTTTGAAAGAAGAGGCGTTACAATATTTTGACACAGTAATTACGGGAGCTGCTGAAATTTCATTTCCGATGTTTCTTGAAGATTTTACAAATGGAACTCCAAAAAGAGAATATTTTAACCTCGTTGGAAATGATTATGAACCGAAGCCATTAAACCGAAAACTTTTGAAAAATAAAAAATATTTCAAAAATTATGGCACAATCGTCGCAAACAACGGCTGTCCCAATAAATGCTCCTACTGCTCCATCACAAAGATGTATTCTGGAAAAAATCAGATAAAAAACATAGACTACGTGATAAATGAAATAAAAACGAATAAGCCCAAAAAATGGATATTCCTTGATCCAAACTTTTTAGGCAACAGAAATTACGCCATTCAGCTAATGGAAGAATTGAAAAAATTAAAAATAAAATGGACTGCTTCTGCAACAATAAATATTGGTAATGATAAAAAAATTTTGCAATTAATGAAAGAATCTGGCTGTATAGGCTTGGTTATTGGCTTAGAAAGTTTTGTTCAGGAAAATCTTGACGGAGTAAATAAAAAATTTAACAATGTCGCAGAATACAAAAAACTCGTAAAAACGATTCAATCTTATGGAATATCAGTCCTTTCCACACTTATGATAGGAATGGAAACTGACACAGTGGAGTCAATTCGCCAAATTCCTGATATTATTGAGGAAATTGGGGTAGATGTACCAAGATATAACATAATTACTCCGTATCCAGGAACACCTTTTTTTAATCAGTTAAAAGAAGAAGGCAGATTGCTTACAGAGGACTGGTATTACTACGACACCGAAACAGTTGTATTCAAGCCTAAAAATATGAGTTACGACACATTACAAAAGGAATTTTATAAATTGTGGCTTGATACTTTCACTTTCAAGCGAATTTTAAGAAGAGTGAAAACTTCTAGGAATAAGGGGCTGAAATTTATTTTGGAGGTGTTTTCTAGGCAGCATGCACGGAAATTTAGGAAGTATGGGAAGATTAAATTTGATAAATAG
- a CDS encoding HAD family hydrolase: MIKLILLDVDGTLTDGGIYRGNNGEELKKFNVKDGYAIVNAQKLGIEFGIITGRESELVRTRANELNIKYLYQGISEKIVILDEIMRITGLQKEEIAYMGDDLNDIKIMKKLGFSGTPLDGANEVKIIADFISAKNGGEGAVREFIEAVLKKDNLFQKFLTNVK, translated from the coding sequence ATGATAAAATTAATTTTACTGGATGTAGATGGAACGCTTACCGATGGTGGAATTTACCGTGGGAATAATGGTGAGGAACTGAAAAAGTTTAACGTAAAGGATGGCTATGCCATTGTAAATGCACAAAAATTGGGCATTGAATTTGGAATAATTACAGGAAGGGAATCTGAACTTGTAAGAACTCGTGCAAATGAACTGAACATAAAGTATCTGTATCAGGGCATATCTGAAAAAATCGTTATTTTAGACGAAATAATGAGAATTACCGGCTTACAGAAGGAAGAAATTGCCTATATGGGCGATGATCTGAATGATATAAAAATCATGAAAAAATTAGGATTTTCTGGGACGCCTCTAGATGGAGCAAATGAAGTAAAAATAATTGCTGACTTTATTTCCGCTAAAAACGGCGGAGAAGGAGCGGTGCGAGAATTTATAGAAGCTGTCTTAAAAAAAGATAACTTGTTTCAAAAATTTTTGACAAATGTTAAATAA
- a CDS encoding S1C family serine protease, translated as MKKINLKKGNKKFALFSMLFLLLSCSNKTENNSGNANNTANVEQQKSISQEDLQKYTKNAVQTQDAFVSVHNSVKDSIVNIRTKKTVTVNTYNPLEELLYGRSGGQEKRESGSLGSGFVVSKDGYIVTNNHVIDGADEIYVKFSNGREYRTKLVGTSPEVDIAVLKIDSNETFKPLEFANSDQVQIGQWSIAFGNPLGLNDSMTVGIVSAAGRSSLGIEEIENFIQTDAAINQGNSGGPLIDITGKVIGVNTAIYSQSGGSVGIGFAIPANLTMTVKDSIIANGKFEKPYIGVYLNNLDENKVKALNLKSSNGVFIADVVPNGPAAVAGIAKNDVITAVDGKEVNSAGAFVGEIAAKKVGQTVKLTVYRNGKPSEVTTTLVKTPSAIEQQRIIQQRQQQLGR; from the coding sequence ATGAAAAAAATAAATTTAAAAAAGGGAAATAAAAAATTTGCTTTATTTTCAATGTTGTTCCTGCTTTTAAGCTGTTCCAATAAAACTGAAAATAATTCAGGCAATGCAAACAATACTGCAAATGTTGAGCAGCAAAAAAGCATTTCTCAGGAGGATTTGCAAAAATATACTAAAAATGCGGTACAAACGCAAGATGCCTTTGTGAGTGTGCATAACAGCGTTAAGGATTCAATTGTAAATATAAGGACTAAAAAGACTGTTACAGTAAATACTTACAATCCGCTGGAGGAACTGTTATATGGACGTTCTGGCGGGCAGGAAAAGCGTGAGTCAGGTTCACTTGGATCTGGATTTGTTGTTTCAAAGGATGGATATATTGTTACAAATAACCACGTTATTGACGGTGCAGATGAAATTTATGTAAAATTCTCAAATGGACGTGAATACCGCACAAAACTTGTGGGAACATCACCTGAAGTTGACATCGCTGTATTAAAAATTGACTCAAACGAAACTTTCAAACCACTGGAATTTGCAAACTCAGATCAAGTCCAAATCGGACAATGGTCAATCGCCTTTGGAAATCCATTAGGACTAAATGACTCAATGACAGTGGGAATTGTAAGTGCCGCTGGACGTAGCTCATTAGGAATTGAAGAAATAGAAAACTTTATCCAGACTGACGCCGCTATCAATCAGGGAAACAGCGGAGGTCCGCTAATTGACATAACAGGTAAAGTTATTGGGGTAAATACTGCGATTTATTCACAAAGTGGAGGAAGCGTAGGAATCGGATTTGCAATCCCGGCAAACTTGACAATGACTGTAAAAGATTCAATTATTGCAAACGGTAAATTTGAAAAACCATATATTGGTGTATATTTAAACAATTTAGACGAAAATAAAGTAAAAGCACTTAACCTAAAATCTTCAAACGGAGTGTTCATAGCCGATGTTGTGCCAAATGGCCCAGCCGCAGTGGCAGGAATAGCCAAAAATGACGTTATAACAGCCGTTGACGGAAAGGAAGTAAATTCTGCCGGTGCATTCGTTGGAGAAATTGCAGCGAAAAAAGTCGGACAAACTGTAAAATTGACTGTATATAGAAACGGAAAGCCGTCAGAAGTGACAACAACCCTTGTAAAAACTCCTAGCGCCATTGAACAGCAACGTATTATACAGCAAAGACAGCAACAGCTTGGAAGATAG
- a CDS encoding B12-binding domain-containing radical SAM protein: MKVALLAPAGAMYRFNGTFKKAIHYAPLTLSTLAAYIPEDIEVVIHDETIEKIPLELDADIVVMTSITGTSERVYKYARYFKSKGKKVILGGPHPTLCPEEAIQHCDSVVIGRSEWLFTEIMEDARNNRLKKFYVQKENSLENLKLPKRELLKKERYVSINSIEATKGCSFDCSFCVGKALYPTFLKRPINEIIAEIETFKKKEVLFIDLNLIADKNYAKKLFIELTPLKKWWFGLATSNLVHDDEMIRLMAKSGCKGLLIGFEAVSKESLRAMNKGVNVMADYHLLMKKLHHYDIAVNGTFTFGADGDDKDIFKRTVEEVIKMKVDLPRYSILTPFPKTKLYNDLQKQGRIFEKNWTMYDVQHAVFHPKKMTAQELQEGGIYAWRETYKVSSILKRIARFSIIAPILLNTNLGYRHYADKLEEFTFEKMTDNSDIPNVD; this comes from the coding sequence ATGAAAGTGGCATTACTGGCACCAGCAGGGGCAATGTACAGGTTTAACGGAACATTTAAGAAGGCGATTCACTATGCACCGCTCACATTATCGACACTTGCGGCATATATTCCAGAAGACATCGAAGTTGTAATTCATGATGAAACAATTGAAAAAATACCGCTTGAACTGGATGCGGATATTGTGGTTATGACTTCGATTACAGGAACCTCCGAAAGAGTATATAAATACGCAAGATACTTTAAAAGTAAAGGAAAAAAAGTAATTTTGGGAGGGCCTCATCCCACACTTTGTCCAGAAGAGGCGATACAGCATTGTGATTCTGTTGTAATTGGGCGTTCTGAATGGCTTTTTACGGAAATAATGGAAGATGCGAGAAATAACAGGTTAAAGAAATTTTATGTCCAGAAGGAAAATAGTCTTGAAAATTTAAAATTACCAAAAAGGGAACTTCTGAAAAAGGAAAGATATGTTTCGATAAACAGCATTGAGGCAACCAAAGGCTGCTCTTTTGACTGTTCTTTCTGCGTTGGAAAGGCTTTATATCCAACATTTTTAAAAAGACCGATTAATGAAATTATTGCGGAAATTGAGACTTTTAAAAAAAAGGAAGTTTTGTTTATAGACTTAAATTTGATTGCTGACAAAAATTATGCGAAAAAACTGTTTATTGAATTAACACCATTAAAAAAATGGTGGTTTGGACTGGCAACTTCCAACCTTGTTCACGATGACGAAATGATAAGGCTAATGGCAAAAAGTGGCTGTAAAGGCTTGCTTATTGGATTTGAAGCTGTTTCGAAGGAATCATTGCGGGCTATGAATAAAGGTGTAAATGTTATGGCTGATTACCATTTGCTTATGAAAAAGCTGCATCATTATGATATTGCTGTAAACGGAACTTTTACATTCGGTGCAGATGGCGATGACAAGGATATATTCAAGCGAACTGTGGAGGAAGTAATAAAAATGAAAGTTGACTTGCCAAGATATTCTATATTAACTCCATTTCCTAAAACAAAACTTTACAATGATTTGCAAAAGCAAGGCAGAATTTTTGAAAAAAACTGGACAATGTATGACGTTCAGCACGCTGTATTCCATCCCAAAAAAATGACAGCACAGGAACTTCAGGAAGGTGGAATTTACGCTTGGAGGGAAACTTATAAAGTAAGCTCAATTTTAAAAAGAATTGCAAGATTTAGCATTATTGCACCAATTCTTCTAAATACAAATTTGGGATACAGGCATTATGCCGATAAATTGGAGGAATTTACTTTTGAAAAAATGACAGATAATTCTGATATTCCAAATGTGGATTAA